In the genome of Sander lucioperca isolate FBNREF2018 chromosome 18, SLUC_FBN_1.2, whole genome shotgun sequence, the window CCTCTAGGAGTATGCTGTGCCAGCCTCAAGGACAACCATGCCCTGATGAAGATGGGGCTGGGGCTGGTGCTGGTGGGCCATGTTAACTTTCTTCTCGGAGCACTGGTGCACGGCGCTGTGCTCAGGCACATCAACGTGCACTCTCAGGCCCGGAACATGGTGTACGCCATCTCTAATATCATTGCTATTGTGGCAGGCTTGGTGGTAAGTGGTGCAAGAACGCAATATACACAATGAACTTAAAAAGCAAATTGATATTTACCAGCAGGTGGTGGTTTTAAATAGGTTTAGCCTCACCAAActggaaatgtatttatttactagTTTGCTGCTGGAAACATCTGTATCTGTGATGAATgatatgtctttttttgtttgctgAAATTCTTGTGCCCCTTAGGGAATTATTAGTGGAATAACTGCCATTGTCCTGTCCAAAAACAAGAGAAACAGGATCCTGGTAAATACTGTTCCACTCTCTTTTGCACAgcttctccctccttcattcAGCACTCGCATCTGTCATTTGCTGGCTCCTGTTAGAACTTGCCCTCTGCTTTTgagtgagtgcatgtgtgtgaagaTATGGAAGATGATATTTAAATAGGGAACATACATGTAAATATGGAATTCATTCAAATATTTGATGTCCTTCCTCAGAACGTGGCCTCGCTGTGATTTCTATTCCATGTTCCTACAGCACGTCTCGCTAACATCAACTTGACATTGTAAAGCATGTTATCTTACATGAGGAAAAATGTCTTTCACGTACTAAGTTATGGGTTGTGTTTTTACCTACTAACATACTCATGTTGTGTCCTCCTTGCAGAAGTGGGTCTTGTTGGTCATCAGCTTCCTGGCAGGTCTCTTGGCACTTGCCTCCACCATGGGCTTGTCAGTTTCTATGGTGAAAGCCATTATTGACAATGGACAGGGCCTGCTAACACACTGTTTGAATGCTGATCTTGATGTCAGCTCCTTCAGCATCACATACGAATGCCCCTTTGACCCCACCCGCATCTATGTAAGTTGAAATATTTATCCATCAGCAGTTTTTATAATGACTTGCATTGCTGCAGAAAAGAACAATTTATTGATTAGAGGTATACgtgctgtcatttttttttgtcaaccaGGGGACCACATTCATTCTGTGGGTGCCTCTCACCTTAATGTCCGTGGTGGAAACGGTGTTCTCTTTCCGCTGCTTTGCTGCCTGTACTTCATTCCTCTACCTCTGTCCGTGCAGGAGGAGGCCGACCCAGACCAAGAGGGTAAGCTGCTGTCAGATCACGAACTCTGTTGACAGTGTTAAACCTAGACATAAATG includes:
- the tmem54a gene encoding transmembrane protein 54a, with product MVNSGVCCASLKDNHALMKMGLGLVLVGHVNFLLGALVHGAVLRHINVHSQARNMVYAISNIIAIVAGLVGIISGITAIVLSKNKRNRILKWVLLVISFLAGLLALASTMGLSVSMVKAIIDNGQGLLTHCLNADLDVSSFSITYECPFDPTRIYGTTFILWVPLTLMSVVETVFSFRCFAACTSFLYLCPCRRRPTQTKRVRIQRPDETPLPPARDPECDTEPVEQDELLDDTAVEQSAWL